The Metabacillus schmidteae genome includes a region encoding these proteins:
- a CDS encoding GTPase family protein: protein MLNQLNSKVFNYGLFEVLKKRGVHFTPEMRKKIEERIDAVLSYEPRIGVFGKTGVGKSSLCNALFGQDICPVSDVEACTRDTKEVLLNIGTKGLKLVDVPGVGESASRDQEYEELYNNLLPELDVVFWVLKGDDRAFSSDAKFYNEVVKPHLEQGKPFFIVLNQIDKIEPFREWDLENCLPGPKQQKNINAKIEMVSKYFEVPTSKIIPVSADEKYGLIRLIDEIVFGLPKDKKITFAKGVSKGNVSKQAEGHAKKGFIQTVDEFCQDVLPGYGVMKHVIHNVWESVTSKCYITSSACLALGKGDHCEELNLFRRFRDKWLVHQNGGKADIEEYYRVAPKIVDQINSQPDSDAIYKKIWEDHLNECLQLIQKKSYVETRMVYSNMVNTLKKHYAKD from the coding sequence ATGCTGAATCAACTAAATTCTAAGGTGTTTAATTATGGTTTATTTGAAGTATTAAAGAAGAGAGGGGTACATTTCACCCCTGAAATGAGAAAAAAAATTGAAGAAAGAATCGATGCTGTACTTAGCTACGAGCCTAGAATTGGAGTTTTTGGCAAAACGGGTGTAGGAAAATCTAGTTTGTGCAATGCATTATTTGGTCAAGACATTTGTCCAGTCAGTGATGTAGAAGCTTGTACTAGAGATACAAAGGAAGTTCTTCTTAATATTGGTACTAAGGGGTTAAAGTTAGTTGATGTACCTGGAGTTGGAGAGAGTGCAAGTCGTGATCAAGAATATGAAGAATTATATAATAACCTTCTTCCTGAATTAGACGTTGTATTTTGGGTGTTAAAGGGAGATGATCGTGCTTTTTCGTCTGATGCAAAGTTTTATAATGAGGTTGTCAAACCACATTTGGAACAAGGGAAGCCTTTTTTTATTGTCTTGAATCAAATTGATAAAATCGAGCCATTTAGAGAATGGGACTTAGAAAATTGTCTACCAGGACCGAAGCAACAGAAGAATATTAACGCAAAGATAGAGATGGTATCAAAGTATTTTGAAGTTCCTACAAGTAAAATTATTCCAGTTTCTGCTGATGAAAAATATGGCCTTATTAGACTAATTGATGAAATTGTTTTTGGACTACCTAAAGATAAAAAAATCACATTTGCCAAAGGTGTATCTAAAGGGAATGTTTCTAAGCAGGCAGAGGGTCATGCCAAAAAAGGATTTATTCAGACCGTTGATGAATTCTGTCAAGATGTACTCCCGGGTTATGGAGTAATGAAGCATGTCATCCATAATGTATGGGAGTCAGTTACAAGCAAGTGCTACATAACATCTTCTGCTTGCTTAGCTTTAGGTAAAGGTGATCATTGTGAGGAATTAAATCTTTTTAGAAGATTCCGTGATAAGTGGCTTGTTCATCAAAATGGAGGAAAAGCAGATATTGAAGAATATTATCGGGTTGCACCCAAAATAGTTGATCAGATTAATAGTCAACCGGATTCAGACGCAATTTATAAAAAGATATGGGAAGATCATCTAAATGAATGTCTACAATTGATTCAAAAAAAGTCATATGTTGAAACGAGAATGGTATATTCAAACATGGTCAATACACTAAAGAAGCATTACGCAAAGGATTAA
- a CDS encoding GTPase gives MRIIYSDIIFELFRHFSYQPYSIHIDHLSNTEIHELNYIEEDAKILFIGKTGYGKSSTLNSLIGKECFKTSNVESCTRVCEGARYQFPNQQGSLTLIDLPGVGESKQLDTEYTSLYESLLSEATVIVYLLRADQRDFAIDEQVFGSLFSANEIRKKLIIGVNGVDKIEPLNRRHPFVPTYEQHLNLDKKINEISSFFSIEREAIIAYSAMESWKTRDLLSLITQKVVALLSPKYNPEKRFEKRAKSGDRTAQYSLGLLYYFGDGVIQDYKNAFYWFECAAQKGHMEAQNYLGDMFANGQGISKDIYHAIYWYKNSANQGNPISQFNLGLIYMEGKQVSQNNLEAFQWFLKAAIQGEVAAQHNIGYFYQYGTCGKDIDYDQSINWYKKAAKENYSSSQNNLGYIYENEKKDYLQAFYWYKKAADQDHKNAQFNLGRLFEEGKGVLQSTFAAKTWYKKAARLGNKLAKEKLKEYQDERM, from the coding sequence ATGAGAATTATATATTCAGATATTATTTTTGAGTTGTTTAGACACTTTTCATATCAGCCATATTCAATACATATTGATCATTTAAGTAATACTGAAATACATGAACTTAACTATATAGAGGAAGATGCAAAGATTCTTTTTATAGGTAAAACCGGTTATGGGAAGTCCTCTACTCTTAATAGTCTTATAGGAAAAGAATGTTTCAAAACCAGTAATGTAGAGAGTTGTACTAGAGTCTGTGAAGGAGCTAGATATCAGTTTCCTAATCAGCAAGGTTCATTAACACTAATTGATTTACCTGGAGTGGGAGAATCTAAGCAATTAGATACAGAATACACAAGCTTATATGAGAGTTTATTAAGTGAAGCAACAGTAATCGTATATTTGCTTCGTGCGGATCAAAGAGATTTTGCCATTGATGAGCAAGTCTTTGGCTCATTATTTTCAGCAAATGAAATAAGAAAAAAACTAATTATAGGAGTAAATGGTGTAGATAAAATTGAACCATTAAATAGAAGACATCCCTTTGTTCCTACTTATGAACAGCATCTAAACCTGGATAAAAAAATAAATGAAATATCATCTTTTTTCTCAATAGAAAGGGAGGCTATAATAGCCTATAGTGCAATGGAAAGTTGGAAGACAAGAGACCTTTTATCTCTTATTACGCAAAAGGTTGTAGCATTACTTTCACCAAAGTATAATCCTGAAAAAAGGTTTGAAAAAAGAGCGAAGTCCGGTGACAGAACAGCACAATATTCCTTAGGATTATTATATTATTTTGGCGATGGAGTCATTCAAGATTATAAGAATGCATTTTATTGGTTTGAATGTGCTGCCCAAAAAGGCCATATGGAGGCACAAAATTACCTGGGTGATATGTTCGCAAACGGTCAAGGTATATCTAAGGATATATATCATGCTATCTACTGGTACAAAAATTCTGCGAACCAGGGAAACCCAATTTCTCAGTTTAACCTTGGCTTAATTTATATGGAAGGAAAGCAGGTTTCACAGAACAATTTAGAAGCCTTCCAATGGTTCTTAAAAGCCGCAATCCAAGGTGAGGTAGCAGCACAACATAATATCGGATATTTTTATCAATACGGAACTTGTGGTAAAGATATAGACTATGATCAATCCATAAATTGGTATAAAAAGGCCGCAAAAGAAAATTATTCGAGTTCACAAAACAACCTGGGATACATTTATGAGAACGAAAAAAAAGACTATCTTCAAGCCTTTTATTGGTACAAAAAAGCCGCAGACCAAGATCACAAAAATGCCCAGTTTAATTTAGGCAGGTTATTTGAAGAAGGAAAAGGGGTTCTTCAAAGTACATTTGCAGCAAAAACATGGTATAAGAAAGCTGCTAGACTAGGTAATAAGTTGGCTAAAGAAAAGCTTAAAGAATATCAAGACGAGAGGATGTAG